One Lysinibacillus sp. OF-1 DNA segment encodes these proteins:
- the yhbH gene encoding sporulation protein YhbH, which yields MTEHENKRFVISQENWSLHRKGHQDQQRHMEKVKDAIKNNLPDLVSEESIVMSNGREVIKIPIRSLDEYKIRYNYDNSKHVGQGQGDSSVGDVVARDGSKANQAQGKGKEAGDKPGQDYYEAEVSIEEIQNVLFHELELPNLQQKEKADIKTEKIEFNDIRKKGLMGNVDKKRTILNAIKRNAMKGKAEITPIHNDDLRFKTWDEIEKPESKAVVLAMMDTSGSMGAFEKYCARSFFFWMTKFLRSKYETVEIEFIAHHTEAKVVTEEEFFTKGESGGTICSSAYKKALELIEGKYHPSRYNIYPVHFSDGENISMDNEKCLKLVGELMDVSSMFGYGEVNQHNRFSTLMYTYKKIDDPKFRYHVLRKKGDVYDALKSFFKKNEE from the coding sequence ATGACTGAACACGAAAATAAACGCTTTGTCATCTCTCAGGAAAATTGGTCTCTCCATCGTAAAGGGCACCAGGACCAGCAACGCCATATGGAAAAAGTGAAGGATGCGATTAAAAATAATTTACCCGATTTAGTTAGTGAAGAGAGTATTGTGATGTCTAATGGTCGCGAGGTTATTAAAATACCGATTCGTTCACTTGATGAATATAAAATTCGATATAACTATGATAACTCTAAGCATGTAGGGCAAGGACAAGGGGATAGTAGTGTTGGAGATGTAGTAGCTCGAGATGGCAGTAAAGCAAATCAGGCTCAAGGTAAAGGAAAAGAGGCGGGTGACAAGCCTGGCCAAGATTATTATGAAGCGGAAGTCAGTATTGAGGAAATTCAGAACGTCTTATTTCATGAACTTGAGTTACCTAATTTACAACAAAAAGAAAAAGCAGATATTAAAACCGAAAAAATAGAGTTTAATGATATTCGAAAAAAAGGGCTAATGGGCAATGTTGATAAAAAACGTACGATTTTAAATGCAATAAAGCGCAATGCCATGAAAGGGAAAGCTGAAATTACGCCAATCCATAATGATGATTTACGTTTCAAGACGTGGGATGAGATTGAAAAGCCCGAATCCAAAGCAGTAGTACTTGCCATGATGGATACGAGTGGTTCGATGGGAGCTTTTGAAAAATATTGTGCACGGAGCTTCTTCTTTTGGATGACGAAGTTTTTACGCTCCAAGTATGAAACAGTGGAAATAGAATTTATTGCCCATCATACAGAGGCGAAGGTGGTCACGGAGGAGGAATTTTTCACAAAGGGAGAAAGTGGAGGAACTATTTGTTCGTCAGCTTATAAAAAGGCACTGGAATTGATTGAAGGTAAATATCATCCTTCTCGCTATAATATTTATCCTGTACATTTCTCAGATGGTGAAAATATTTCAATGGATAATGAAAAGTGTTTGAAACTGGTGGGAGAGTTAATGGATGTCTCCAGTATGTTTGGCTATGGTGAGGTGAACCAACATAACCGTTTTTCAACACTTATGTATACTTACAAGAAAATTGATGATCCCAAATTTAGATACCATGTTTTGAGAAAAAAGGGCGATGTATACGATGCCTTAAAGAGCTTTTTCAAAAAAAATGAAGAGTGA
- a CDS encoding PrkA family serine protein kinase, producing MNILDKVKNYREEENRLKWEGTFADYLNIIRERPEVAQTAHSRVYNMIKSSGVEERDGQKMYKFFGQEIFGLETAIERLVEEYFHPAARRLDVRKRILLLMGPVSGGKSTIVTLLKRGLEQYSRTDEGAVYAIKGCPMHEDPLHLIPHHLRNEFFEEYGIRIEGSLSPLNTMRLEKEYDGRIENVMIERITFSEDKRVGIGTFTPSDPKSQDIADLTGSIDFSTIGEFGSESDPRAYRFDGELNKANRGMMEFQEMLKLDEKFLWNLLSLTQEGNFKAGRFALISADELIVAHTNETEYRSFISNKKNEALHSRIIVMPIPYNLKVSQEEHIYQKMIKESDMSHVHIAPHALKAAAIFSVLTRLEVPKKQGVDLIKKMRLYDGENVEGFNSVDLEELKKEFPSEGMNGIDPRYIINRISSAIIRKEVPSINALDVLRALKDGLDQHASISQEDREKYMNYIAVARKEYDEIAKNEVQKAFVYSYEESAKSLMNNYLDNVEAFCNKNKLYDRLTGEEMNPDEKLMRSIEEQIGISENAKKAFREEILIRISAYARKGKRFDYNSHERLREAIQKKLFADLKDVVKITTSSKMPDESQLKKINEVVARLVDEHGYNTTSANELLQYVGSLLNR from the coding sequence ATTAACATTTTAGATAAAGTGAAAAACTATCGCGAAGAAGAAAATAGGCTGAAGTGGGAAGGGACATTTGCAGATTATTTAAACATCATTAGGGAAAGACCTGAAGTTGCTCAAACAGCCCATTCACGCGTCTACAATATGATAAAAAGTTCTGGTGTAGAGGAACGCGATGGGCAAAAAATGTACAAATTTTTCGGACAAGAAATTTTTGGGCTTGAAACAGCAATTGAAAGACTGGTGGAGGAATATTTCCATCCAGCAGCGCGCAGGTTAGATGTTAGAAAACGTATTTTATTATTAATGGGACCTGTTAGTGGTGGTAAATCAACAATCGTTACTTTACTGAAGCGTGGATTAGAACAATATTCGCGCACAGATGAGGGTGCGGTTTACGCAATTAAGGGATGTCCTATGCATGAAGATCCATTACATTTAATTCCACATCATTTGCGTAATGAATTTTTTGAAGAGTATGGTATAAGAATTGAAGGAAGTTTATCGCCTTTAAATACGATGCGTCTTGAAAAGGAATACGATGGGCGTATTGAAAACGTGATGATTGAACGTATTACCTTTTCGGAAGATAAACGTGTGGGCATCGGAACATTTACACCATCAGATCCTAAATCACAGGATATTGCTGATTTAACAGGAAGTATTGATTTTTCTACTATTGGTGAGTTTGGTTCAGAATCAGATCCCCGAGCATATCGCTTCGATGGGGAACTCAATAAAGCCAATAGGGGTATGATGGAATTCCAGGAGATGCTGAAACTCGATGAGAAATTCTTGTGGAACTTATTATCTCTAACACAGGAAGGAAATTTCAAAGCGGGGAGATTCGCTTTAATTAGTGCAGATGAATTAATCGTTGCTCATACAAACGAAACGGAGTATCGCTCCTTTATTTCGAACAAGAAGAATGAGGCATTACATTCTCGAATTATCGTTATGCCGATACCGTATAACTTAAAAGTTAGTCAGGAAGAGCATATATATCAAAAGATGATAAAAGAGAGTGATATGTCCCACGTCCATATTGCACCGCATGCTTTAAAGGCCGCAGCAATCTTTTCGGTTCTCACTAGATTAGAAGTGCCGAAAAAACAAGGTGTGGATCTGATTAAGAAAATGCGCTTGTACGACGGAGAAAATGTGGAGGGATTTAATTCCGTTGACTTGGAGGAGCTGAAAAAAGAGTTTCCGAGCGAAGGGATGAACGGTATTGATCCACGCTATATCATTAACCGTATTTCTTCTGCTATTATTCGTAAAGAGGTGCCATCGATTAATGCATTAGATGTTTTACGGGCACTGAAGGATGGATTAGATCAGCATGCTTCTATTTCTCAAGAGGATCGCGAAAAATATATGAATTACATTGCGGTTGCACGTAAGGAATATGATGAAATTGCTAAAAATGAAGTACAAAAGGCTTTTGTGTACTCCTATGAAGAATCGGCAAAATCATTGATGAACAATTACCTTGATAATGTAGAGGCATTTTGTAATAAAAATAAGCTATACGATCGACTAACTGGTGAGGAAATGAATCCTGACGAAAAATTAATGCGCTCGATTGAGGAGCAAATTGGTATTTCAGAAAATGCTAAAAAGGCATTTCGTGAGGAAATTCTCATTCGTATTTCTGCTTATGCACGAAAAGGTAAACGATTTGACTACAACTCTCATGAAAGATTGCGAGAAGCGATTCAAAAGAAATTATTTGCGGACTTGAAAGATGTTGTGAAAATTACTACTTCTTCTAAAATGCCAGATGAATCTCAACTGAAGAAAATTAATGAGGTTGTTGCAAGACTAGTTGATGAACATGGCTATAACACAACATCGGCAAATGAGCTGCTGCAATATGTAGGAAGTCTACTCAATCGGTAA
- a CDS encoding M23 family metallopeptidase — protein sequence MHRHFIFLFTFLFLGMMLYPTASFAKEELTEEEALQQRMSYYVQFDELLIPWHFLAAIDQYERNLQSVRKDIPKREGYLAIQFSDEYWSGALNPVKEDTSPETISYFGGMGLDGNHDGIASPKDDEDVIFSMASYLGKFGTTDEDFKLALWEYYGSEEAVNQIFTISTLYRHFKTIELDAHTFPLNIRSNYSYRGTWGANRGWGGRRIHEGTDIFASYGTPVLSTSYGIVEVKGWNQFGGWRIGIRDNHNSYHYYAHLGSYHKDIEVGSVVEPGTVLGYVGSSGYGKEGTSGKFPPHLHYGIYKFNGRTEWAFDPYPSLLQWERQAKKQKQ from the coding sequence TTGCATCGCCATTTTATTTTTCTTTTCACATTTTTATTTTTAGGAATGATGCTGTACCCTACTGCCTCTTTTGCAAAAGAGGAGCTAACAGAAGAAGAAGCTTTACAACAGCGTATGTCCTATTATGTACAATTTGATGAATTACTCATTCCTTGGCATTTTTTAGCGGCTATCGATCAGTATGAAAGAAATCTCCAATCTGTTCGTAAAGATATCCCTAAACGAGAAGGCTATTTGGCTATCCAATTTTCTGATGAATATTGGTCAGGCGCATTAAATCCTGTAAAGGAAGATACCTCACCTGAGACGATTAGCTATTTCGGTGGTATGGGCCTTGATGGGAATCATGATGGAATCGCTAGTCCAAAGGATGATGAGGATGTCATTTTTTCAATGGCTAGTTATTTAGGAAAATTCGGCACGACTGATGAGGATTTTAAATTAGCATTATGGGAATATTATGGAAGTGAAGAAGCAGTCAATCAAATTTTTACGATTTCCACACTGTACAGACATTTTAAAACAATTGAACTGGATGCACATACCTTCCCTCTCAATATTCGCTCGAATTACAGTTACAGGGGTACTTGGGGTGCCAATAGAGGCTGGGGTGGACGTCGGATTCATGAAGGAACCGATATTTTTGCAAGTTATGGAACCCCTGTCTTATCTACCTCCTATGGAATTGTTGAGGTAAAAGGCTGGAATCAATTTGGTGGCTGGCGTATTGGTATTCGTGATAATCATAACTCCTATCACTATTATGCCCACCTTGGTAGCTATCATAAGGACATTGAGGTAGGCTCTGTTGTAGAGCCTGGCACGGTGCTTGGCTATGTGGGAAGCTCTGGATATGGGAAAGAAGGTACATCAGGAAAATTCCCTCCTCATCTTCATTATGGTATTTACAAATTTAATGGAAGAACCGAATGGGCTTTTGATCCATACCCTTCATTATTGCAATGGGAGCGGCAAGCAAAAAAACAAAAACAATAG
- a CDS encoding methyl-accepting chemotaxis protein encodes MKGILQFKTLKARILSAFIFLLVLVVSFTTYTYNSNTNMERQAKGLVKEDLVVLNASKNLALSMSVRLSAALNYVMTGDEKYKETFNEYRQMAEENNAILDEYETSDERTLLVEIARDWSNLVNTEVFDIYEKGNKELALENLMDTHALVTKVRNGYEELADERADAITSVGNDVVSTSSQNRTIGIAFSLILTIAGILIAIITASTISRPVKVVANRMKELADGNLQLEPLAVKTRDEIGTLMLAANEMNNKLKQTIHSIYSVSETVAASSEELAQSSNEVQAGTEQITVTMQELASGTETQASTTGDLAETMTAFKRSIHDTTQEGIELKEHSSHVQNLTVSGKGLMVQSTKQMAAINDIMLDSVKKVESLNEQSAEISKLVSVIDEISNQTNLLALNAAIEAARAGEHGKGFAVVADEVRKLAEQVQFSVTDISTIVHRIQGETGNVTSALQSGYEEVKRGTAQLDQTNETFDQISNAVEDMIENITTISTNLHHLAQNSETINVSIDDMASISQESAAGVEQTTATVEETAATMDEIARSANQLAGMAEELNTQLQQFKI; translated from the coding sequence ATGAAAGGCATTTTACAGTTTAAAACACTTAAAGCTCGAATTTTAAGTGCATTTATTTTTTTGTTAGTTTTAGTAGTGAGCTTTACAACCTATACTTACAATTCCAATACAAATATGGAGAGACAGGCAAAAGGTTTAGTAAAGGAAGATCTAGTTGTTTTAAATGCCAGTAAAAATTTAGCATTATCTATGAGTGTGCGACTATCAGCAGCTTTAAACTATGTAATGACTGGTGATGAAAAATATAAGGAAACGTTTAATGAATATCGTCAAATGGCTGAGGAAAACAATGCTATTCTAGACGAATATGAAACATCAGATGAACGTACTCTGCTAGTAGAAATAGCACGTGATTGGAGTAATCTTGTCAACACTGAGGTGTTTGATATCTACGAAAAGGGCAATAAAGAGTTAGCTTTAGAAAATTTAATGGATACACATGCCCTCGTGACAAAAGTACGCAATGGTTATGAGGAACTTGCGGATGAACGTGCCGATGCGATTACGTCCGTTGGTAATGATGTTGTTTCAACAAGCTCTCAAAATCGAACAATCGGGATTGCTTTCAGTTTAATTTTAACTATAGCTGGTATTCTAATTGCTATTATTACAGCTAGTACCATTTCCAGACCGGTTAAAGTTGTAGCGAATCGTATGAAAGAATTAGCAGATGGTAATTTGCAACTGGAGCCATTAGCAGTGAAAACACGAGATGAAATCGGCACGTTAATGCTTGCTGCTAATGAAATGAACAATAAATTAAAACAAACGATTCATTCCATCTACAGCGTTTCAGAAACAGTGGCCGCAAGTAGTGAAGAGCTGGCTCAATCATCGAATGAAGTACAAGCAGGGACAGAGCAAATTACAGTAACCATGCAAGAGCTTGCTTCAGGTACAGAAACACAAGCGTCCACAACGGGTGATTTAGCAGAAACAATGACAGCCTTTAAGCGCAGTATTCACGACACAACACAAGAAGGCATTGAATTAAAAGAACATTCTAGCCATGTCCAAAATTTAACGGTTTCTGGTAAAGGCTTAATGGTTCAATCGACTAAACAAATGGCTGCGATTAATGACATTATGCTAGATTCCGTGAAAAAGGTTGAAAGTTTGAATGAACAGTCCGCCGAAATTTCCAAGCTTGTGTCAGTTATAGACGAGATTTCAAATCAAACAAATTTACTCGCACTCAATGCAGCGATTGAAGCAGCACGAGCGGGTGAACACGGAAAAGGCTTTGCCGTTGTCGCAGATGAAGTCCGCAAGCTCGCTGAACAAGTGCAATTCTCTGTCACGGATATTTCAACAATCGTCCATCGTATTCAAGGTGAGACAGGCAATGTCACTTCTGCCCTACAATCAGGCTATGAAGAAGTTAAAAGAGGAACCGCACAGCTCGATCAAACAAACGAAACATTTGATCAAATATCAAATGCAGTAGAGGATATGATCGAGAATATTACGACCATTTCTACTAATTTACATCATCTTGCTCAAAATTCAGAAACCATTAATGTCTCTATAGATGACATGGCTTCTATTTCACAGGAATCCGCCGCCGGTGTTGAACAAACAACAGCAACTGTAGAGGAAACCGCCGCTACAATGGATGAAATCGCTAGAAGTGCAAATCAACTCGCAGGAATGGCTGAAGAACTAAACACCCAACTACAGCAATTTAAAATTTAA
- a CDS encoding DUF1456 family protein: MTNNDILIRLRYAFDIKNVDMVEIFKLGGMNYTKEEVLNMLIKINDEEEAPETYISCNNKMLEAFLNGLITFKRGPQKPKEGQAEGPLPVSGKESPNNMLLKKVKIALSLTTEEMLEILYDGGIKVTKGELGAILRNPSHRNYKECGDSFVRNFLRGLTYKYRG; the protein is encoded by the coding sequence ATGACGAATAATGATATTTTAATTCGTTTACGCTATGCATTCGATATAAAAAATGTAGATATGGTGGAAATTTTTAAGCTAGGTGGTATGAACTATACGAAAGAAGAAGTATTAAATATGCTCATTAAGATTAATGATGAGGAAGAAGCACCAGAAACATACATTAGTTGTAATAATAAAATGTTGGAAGCTTTTTTAAATGGACTCATTACCTTTAAACGTGGGCCACAGAAGCCAAAGGAAGGACAGGCTGAGGGACCACTACCTGTGTCTGGAAAAGAAAGTCCGAACAATATGCTATTAAAGAAAGTGAAAATTGCCTTATCCTTAACAACTGAGGAGATGCTTGAAATTTTATATGATGGTGGAATTAAGGTGACAAAAGGTGAATTAGGTGCCATTTTAAGAAATCCAAGTCACCGTAATTATAAAGAGTGCGGTGATTCGTTCGTACGTAATTTTTTAAGGGGCTTAACATATAAATATAGAGGGTAA
- a CDS encoding alpha/beta-type small acid-soluble spore protein has product MANNNRSSNKLLVPGVHEAVNQMKYEIAQEFGVQLGPEASSRANGSVGGEITKRLVEIAEKRSKGLL; this is encoded by the coding sequence ATGGCTAACAATAACCGTAGTTCAAATAAGCTTCTAGTACCTGGCGTACACGAAGCTGTCAATCAAATGAAATATGAAATTGCACAAGAATTTGGCGTTCAGCTTGGGCCAGAAGCATCTTCTCGCGCAAATGGTTCCGTTGGAGGAGAAATTACAAAACGCCTTGTTGAAATCGCTGAGAAACGTTCAAAAGGTTTATTATAA
- a CDS encoding MFS transporter: MDYRKKTVVASVAGLTLEGMDIMFISFAMTMIIAEFNIDLATGGLISSITNIGMLMGGIIFGVLADKYGRVKVFTYTVILFAIGTALTGVATSIEQVYVYRFIAGLGAGGEYGIGMALVAEAWPKNKQGRASSYVSVGAQYGVILAALLSAIILPTLGWRALFFVGLLPVIFAFIVRKNLDESPEWVASQNKQNNKQEKGKLAQLFASPRITMTTLSLILMATVQIAGYNGLMIWLPSMLQKSQGLSVSSSALWTISTAVGMIIGMLTFGRFMDRFGAKRTFGIFLLASACAVFLYSFATGAVAILLGGAVVGFFSNGMFAGYGALISSFYPVQIRSTATNTIFNFGRAIGGFSPIFVGYILQSYDMTVVMIYLAALYCISFIVMLTLQGTGKGLQTA; the protein is encoded by the coding sequence ATGGATTATCGTAAAAAAACCGTGGTCGCTTCAGTGGCAGGGTTAACGCTAGAGGGAATGGACATTATGTTTATTTCTTTTGCTATGACAATGATTATTGCAGAATTTAATATTGATCTTGCAACTGGTGGATTGATTTCATCCATCACGAATATTGGAATGCTGATGGGTGGTATTATTTTTGGTGTGTTGGCCGACAAATATGGTCGCGTAAAAGTGTTTACGTATACCGTCATATTATTTGCCATCGGAACAGCCTTAACAGGCGTAGCAACAAGTATTGAGCAAGTTTATGTTTATAGATTTATCGCTGGCTTAGGAGCTGGTGGGGAATATGGTATTGGTATGGCACTTGTGGCGGAGGCTTGGCCGAAGAATAAACAAGGAAGAGCTTCTTCGTATGTAAGTGTAGGGGCACAGTATGGGGTGATCTTAGCGGCATTACTAAGTGCCATCATTTTACCAACTTTAGGATGGAGAGCTTTATTCTTCGTCGGTTTATTACCAGTCATTTTTGCCTTTATCGTACGTAAAAATCTTGATGAATCACCAGAATGGGTGGCGTCACAGAATAAACAAAACAATAAGCAAGAGAAAGGGAAACTGGCCCAATTATTTGCTTCACCACGAATCACGATGACGACTCTTTCGCTGATTTTAATGGCTACTGTTCAAATCGCAGGCTATAATGGCCTCATGATTTGGCTACCATCTATGCTACAAAAATCGCAAGGATTATCAGTTTCCAGCTCAGCCTTGTGGACAATTAGTACCGCTGTCGGCATGATTATTGGAATGCTGACATTTGGTAGATTTATGGATCGTTTTGGTGCAAAGCGTACATTCGGTATCTTTTTATTAGCCTCAGCCTGTGCAGTATTCCTTTATTCCTTTGCAACAGGTGCAGTAGCCATATTATTAGGCGGTGCAGTTGTAGGATTTTTCTCTAACGGAATGTTTGCAGGGTATGGTGCATTAATTAGTAGCTTCTATCCAGTCCAAATTCGCAGTACAGCAACAAATACTATTTTTAACTTTGGTCGAGCAATAGGAGGATTTTCACCAATCTTTGTCGGCTATATTTTACAAAGTTATGATATGACAGTCGTTATGATTTACTTAGCAGCATTGTATTGCATTTCCTTTATCGTCATGCTGACACTTCAGGGAACAGGCAAGGGTTTGCAAACGGCTTAA
- a CDS encoding trypsin-like peptidase domain-containing protein, with amino-acid sequence MVVTTRPLKIKYKKLANPFQEFMQINPHNNALTKEVVFLRYIGIPDSVDLYKEDILKMDEYFTKQSVFYLRLHRLEVINNKKDADRLSELWGDWQAAADSMQLLYETSLCGKLPNDQLEWTKKLSFKKILHLFKEHQPHANDTLLKNFAVKFLYWMDYYLPQIFSKENQASFKIVFIGDITQHESLFLYFLSTLGCDICYMNPKGDITNLYPIIAASSTLQSCRNCYEKEFIIPKMLSMKSIPPQQPTILPVHSTSMVTTEECSYEQLASLATSVVMIKTFGADGKVLCFGSGVVLHRDGYILTNLHVVGGGNYYSVLYENDPNEYITHQFVKYHDMHDLAILKVDRTSLPLPVKIEGQLVRGQKIVAIGSPLGLFNSVSDGIVSGFRDLRKMSMIQFTAAISNGSSGGALLDMHGRLVGLITAGFDDGQNLNLAVPAHLIYQFAQNFIEVSG; translated from the coding sequence ATGGTTGTGACAACGAGACCGTTAAAAATTAAGTATAAAAAGTTAGCCAATCCTTTTCAGGAGTTTATGCAGATCAATCCTCACAATAATGCCCTTACGAAGGAAGTGGTCTTTCTACGTTATATTGGTATACCTGATTCTGTAGATCTTTATAAAGAAGATATTTTAAAAATGGATGAGTATTTCACAAAGCAAAGCGTATTTTATTTACGACTACATAGGCTTGAGGTCATCAATAATAAGAAAGATGCAGATAGACTGTCGGAGCTTTGGGGAGATTGGCAGGCTGCTGCTGATAGTATGCAGTTACTGTATGAGACATCTTTATGCGGTAAATTACCGAATGATCAACTTGAATGGACAAAAAAGCTTAGCTTTAAAAAAATTCTCCATCTTTTTAAAGAACATCAGCCGCATGCTAATGACACGTTACTAAAAAACTTTGCAGTTAAATTTTTATATTGGATGGATTATTATTTACCACAAATTTTTTCTAAGGAAAATCAAGCATCCTTTAAAATTGTTTTTATAGGAGACATTACGCAGCATGAATCATTATTCTTATATTTTTTATCGACACTTGGCTGCGATATATGTTATATGAACCCTAAAGGGGATATCACTAATTTGTATCCTATCATAGCAGCATCATCTACTTTGCAGAGTTGTCGTAATTGCTATGAAAAAGAATTCATAATCCCTAAAATGCTCTCGATGAAAAGCATACCACCACAACAACCGACGATTCTCCCAGTTCATAGTACTAGTATGGTTACTACAGAAGAGTGTAGTTATGAACAGTTGGCTTCTTTAGCGACGTCTGTTGTGATGATAAAGACATTTGGTGCAGATGGTAAGGTGTTATGTTTTGGTTCTGGAGTTGTTCTCCATCGCGATGGCTATATTTTGACGAACTTGCATGTTGTAGGTGGTGGGAACTATTATTCAGTGCTATATGAAAATGATCCAAACGAATATATTACCCATCAATTTGTGAAATATCATGACATGCATGATTTGGCTATTTTGAAGGTAGACAGAACAAGTCTACCTTTGCCTGTTAAAATAGAGGGTCAATTAGTTCGCGGGCAAAAAATTGTGGCGATTGGCAGTCCCTTAGGATTATTTAATTCGGTTTCTGATGGAATTGTTTCAGGCTTTCGAGATCTTCGAAAAATGTCTATGATTCAATTTACGGCTGCTATTTCCAATGGCAGTTCTGGTGGTGCTTTATTGGATATGCATGGACGATTGGTCGGTTTGATAACAGCAGGCTTTGATGATGGTCAGAATCTGAACTTAGCTGTACCAGCTCATTTGATTTATCAATTTGCCCAAAACTTTATTGAAGTATCAGGCTAA
- the glpK gene encoding glycerol kinase GlpK: MSEKKYILALDQGTTSSRAILFDEKGKIVHTAQQEFQQHFPQAGWVEHHAEEIWSSILSCIATVLSEKGVDSSQIAGIGITNQRETTVVWDKHTGKPVYNAIVWQSRQTNEICEQLKESGYNDLFRDKTGLLIDAYFSGTKVKWILDHVEGAREKAEAGELLFGTIDTWLIWKLSGGKVHVTDYSNASRTLMYNIHELQWDEELLEILTVPASMLPEVRPSSEIYGYTEEALFFGSAVPIAGAAGDQQAALFGQACFEEGMVKNTYGTGCFMLMNTGEKAVKSNNGLLTTLAWGLDGKVTYALEGSIFVAGSAIQWLRDGLRMFRNASESEQYATRVESTDGVYVVPAFVGLGTPYWDSDVRGAVFGLTRGTSKEHFVRATLESLAYQTKDVLAAMEADANIPLAKLRVDGGAVANNFLMQFQADLLNVPVDRPVINETTALGAAYLAGLAVGYWHSTEEIGKYWNLDRQFTPNMSDEYRDNIYAGWKKAVAAAQVFK, translated from the coding sequence ATGTCAGAAAAAAAATATATTTTAGCGTTAGACCAAGGCACAACAAGTTCAAGAGCTATTCTATTTGATGAAAAGGGTAAAATTGTACACACTGCCCAACAAGAATTCCAACAACATTTTCCACAAGCAGGCTGGGTAGAGCATCATGCAGAGGAAATTTGGTCATCTATCCTATCTTGTATTGCAACCGTGTTATCAGAAAAAGGTGTGGATTCAAGCCAAATTGCAGGGATTGGGATTACAAACCAACGCGAAACAACCGTAGTGTGGGATAAACATACTGGCAAACCTGTTTATAACGCAATTGTTTGGCAATCACGTCAAACGAATGAAATTTGTGAGCAGTTAAAGGAAAGCGGTTACAATGATTTATTCCGTGATAAAACAGGCTTATTAATCGATGCTTACTTCTCTGGCACAAAAGTGAAGTGGATTTTAGATCATGTTGAGGGAGCACGTGAAAAAGCTGAGGCAGGAGAATTGCTATTCGGTACAATTGATACATGGCTCATTTGGAAGTTATCGGGTGGGAAAGTACATGTAACAGATTATTCAAATGCTTCTCGTACATTGATGTATAATATCCATGAGTTACAGTGGGATGAAGAACTTTTAGAAATTTTAACTGTTCCTGCCTCTATGCTGCCAGAAGTACGTCCTTCTTCTGAAATTTATGGCTATACAGAGGAGGCTTTATTCTTTGGCTCTGCTGTCCCAATTGCGGGTGCTGCTGGTGACCAACAAGCAGCATTATTCGGTCAGGCATGTTTTGAAGAAGGAATGGTCAAGAACACATATGGCACAGGCTGCTTTATGTTAATGAACACAGGCGAAAAGGCAGTGAAGTCAAATAATGGATTATTGACAACATTAGCTTGGGGCTTAGATGGTAAAGTAACGTATGCTTTAGAGGGCAGTATTTTTGTAGCAGGCTCAGCGATTCAATGGCTACGTGATGGTTTGCGTATGTTCCGTAATGCGAGTGAATCAGAGCAATATGCGACGCGTGTGGAGTCAACAGATGGAGTTTATGTTGTCCCAGCATTTGTTGGTTTAGGCACACCGTATTGGGATTCTGATGTACGAGGAGCTGTCTTTGGCTTAACACGTGGGACATCGAAGGAACATTTTGTACGTGCGACACTAGAATCATTAGCTTATCAAACAAAGGATGTATTAGCAGCGATGGAAGCAGATGCTAATATTCCGTTAGCAAAATTGCGTGTAGATGGCGGAGCTGTGGCAAATAATTTCTTAATGCAATTCCAAGCAGATTTATTAAATGTCCCTGTTGATCGCCCAGTTATCAATGAAACAACAGCTTTAGGTGCTGCCTATTTAGCAGGCTTAGCAGTTGGCTATTGGCATTCAACAGAGGAGATCGGTAAGTATTGGAATTTAGATCGTCAATTTACACCAAATATGAGTGACGAGTATCGTGACAATATTTATGCAGGCTGGAAAAAGGCTGTTGCCGCAGCGCAAGTATTTAAGTAA